AGTAACCCGGCGCAAGCACTTTAATTAGCATGAAGCTAAGCAGTCCAGAACCATAAGCCATTAAGCTCATCGACGCCATCGATACATCATCCGCACCAAATTCGCCACGCATAAACAATACTTTAAGCATTGGACCGGCGAGCACTATCATTCCCATCATTGCCGGAGTACCGAGTAATAGCACCACTCTCACACCCCAATCCATGGTTTGCTTAAACAGCGTGTCAGACCGTGCCGAATGGGTTCGAGACAGCGCCGGTAAAATCACCGTCGCAATCGCAATACCAAACAAACCAAGCGGAAATTCGAGTAAACGGTCAGAGTAGTACAGCCAACTAATCGAACCTGTCATTAAAAATGAGGCGATGAATGTATCAAACAATAAATTAATTTGGCTTACTGATACCCCAAACATCGCCGGTATCATTAATTTTCTAATTTTAGTCACGCCAGGATCACGCCAACCCCAGCGTGGTTTCACTAACATCTTTTGTTTTGCTAAAAATGGGATCTGGAATAAAAACTGAATTGCGCCACCGATAAATACCCCAATAGCCAGACCAATTTCAGGCTGTTCTAAATGAGGTGAAATGAACAATGCAGCGCCAATAATGGCGATATTTAAAAATACCGGCGTAAAGGCCGCAACAGCAAACTTACCCAAGGTGTTCAAAATTGCACCAGAAAGTGCTGTAAAAGTAATAAACCATAAATAAGGGAAAGTAATTTTTAACATAAATGAAGCGAGTTCAAATTTATGTGCATCCGGTCCATCATTCAGCCAATCGACAAACCAGCCAGCACCAAACAAAATAGTGATTAATGGCGAGCCGATCACCCCAAATAAGGTAACAATCGTCACTAATACCCCTAAGGTACCAGATACCGAGGCAATAAGTTGTTGCACTTTTTGTTTATCGCCAGTTTGTTGATATTCAGTAAGAACTGGCACGAAAGCCTGTGCAAATGCACCTTCAGCAAATAGTCGGCGTAAAAAATTAGGGATTTTATTAGCGAAGAAGAAAACATCGGCGGCGGCACCCGCTCCCATCAAGTTTGCAACAATAACATCTCGAACCAGTCCTAAAATACGCGAGATCATGGTCATCGAACTGACGATAAGACCAGATTTTATTAATTTATTACTCAAGAAATACCTTTTATGTCAATCAAGCCCTATTCGTGGGCCGCATTTGCTGCTAAAATATGTCCCACATCTTAACTGTCATTGCAGTTAGTTGCCAATATTTTGCCTGTTATTTACACAAAAATATTGACAAATATCGTTAGGCAGGGCATATTCCTCGCCTTTATAAAATTAACGTCTTTAGACATTTAGGAGTAGGACCTTGGCTAATATCAAGTCTGCTAAGAAACGCGCAATTCAATCTGAAAAACGCCGTAAGCACAACACTTCACGCCGTTCAATGATGCGTACACTAACTAAGAAAATTATCGTAGCTATCGCTGCTGGTAATAAAGAAGAAGCGACTGCTGCATTTATTGCTGCACAACCGATTCTTGATCGTATGGCTACTAAAGGCCTGATCCACGCAAACAAAGCTGCTCGTGTTAAGAGCCGTCTTTCTGCTAAGATCAAAGCACTTTAATTATTGCTTTAATACGATAATGAAAAACCAGCTTTGGCTGGTTTTTTTATATCTAAAAAATAATATTTCACGGTAATCAGTTATAATCTTCCCCTATCCAGACGCTTTGCCTTCAATTTCCACCTCATTTGTTGTCGTCGCACAAGCAAGTAGATAATATCCCAGTACCGCAGCCAAAGTAGACCCCATCAATATCCCCAACCGAGCCAGATCAGCCATCACCGGGTCGGTAAAGGCTAATGACGTAATAAACATCGACATCGTAAAACCAATACCACACAGCACAGATACCGCAAAAATTTGTTTAAAGTTAATGCCTTCAGGTAATGTCGCGATTTTAAACTTCACCGCTAACCAACTGATGCTAAAGATCCCCAAGGGTTTACCAATGAATAACCCTAATGCCACACCGATAGGTAGTGCTGACGTCATATCGCTGAATTGAATATTCGTTAACGAGACGCCGGCATTGGCAAATGCGAACAGCGGTAAGATGTAATATTTGGTCCAAGGGTGTAACCAACGAGCCAGTGTTTTCGCTGGCGAATGAGGATTTTCGACATCATCTTTATTATCTTGACGGTACATAGGGATGGCAAAACCAATCACCACGCCAGCCAGTGTCGCATGCACACCTGATTTTAATACCGCCACCCAGAGCAGTGCGCCAACAATTAAATAAGGCGTTAAGCTCATGATATTGTAACGATGCATTAACCACAATACGCTGATACAGGCACACGCTAAACTCAAAGATAATACTGACATTTCGGCGGTATAAAACAAGGCGATGATAATAATAACCCCCAAATCATCGATAATCGCCAGCGCTAATAAAAATACTTTCAGATTCAGCGGCACGCGCTTACCCAGCAATGACAATACCCCCAATGCAAACGCGATATCTGTTGCAGCAGGAATAGCCCAGCCTTTAACGGCTTCGGGATTAACGCCATTAAAACTTAAATACACCAGTGCTGGTGCAAACATACCACCAGCAGCTGCAATGATAGGAAACAGTGATTTTTTACGACTCGCGAGCGCACCTTCAACCAATTCTTGTTTTACTTCTAAACCAATCAACAAAAAAAATACCGCCATCAGACCGTCATTAATCCAATGGCTGAATGATTTATTGATATCAATATTGGCCACACGCACTTGGATCTCGGTGTGTAAGAAATTCAAATATAATTCAGAAAATGGCGAGTTAGCCACGATCATCGCTAATATAGCTGCAATGATAAGGAGTACCCCTCCCGATGACTCAGTTCGTAAGAATTGTGTTAAAGATTTATACACTTCAGCCTCCTTGCTTATTATTGGGTAGTTGTACTGAATAAATAATCAAAAGCATCAACCACATAAATTTAGTATAGAAAGTTCACAAAGATTTAACCTTTAAATTTATTAAATTCGCTATATTGGTATGCATTAATTGTTTTGCTCATCCTATTTAGGTAATTATTAATGCCATTGAAACCCCAACAACAGCAAACATTGCCCGAACTTGTGCAACTAGAAAGGTTAATTGCATTAGGTGGTAAACATCTGCACAGCGAAATTTTAGCCCACGTATCTCACCAGGAGTCGAGCTACCCGCTTTATTCTGTCAGCATGGGATCACAAGATCCGAATGTCCCAGTCGTCGCTTTCATTGGTGGTATACACGGTGTAGAACGTATCGGTACTCAAGTTATCTTGGCCTTATTTGAAAGCCTGATTCGACGATTAAACTGGGATCAATCCCTGCACCAAGAACTCAACCAAGTCCGATTAGTCTTCCTGCCATTAATGAATCCCATCGGTATGCTTAACAATAGTCGAGCCAATGGTAATGGCATCGACTTGATGCGTAACGCCCCTATTGATGCAGTTGGCAGAGTGCCTTGGCTAGTCGGCGGACAGCGTATTAGCCCTATTTTACCTTGGTATCGGGGTAAAAAAGGTAAGGTGATGGAACATGAATCACGGGTATTGGTTGAACATATTAGCCAACAGCTATTAACCGCGCCATTTAGTATTGCACTCGACTGTCACTCTGGTTTTGGCTTTAATAATCAGCTCTGGTTCCCTTATGCAAAATCTAAGCAACCTATCCCGCACCTTGCCGAGATATTTAAATTACGCAAGATGCTTATCGAAACCTATCCACATCAAGATTATGTGTTCGAACCACAGGCTAGAAATTACATGACGCACGGCGACCTATGGGATTATTTATACGACAAATCACTGAATCTCAATACCACGTTTCTGCCACTGACATTAGAAATGGGGTCTTGGACTTGGATCAAAAAGAACCCACTGCAGGTATTCCAATCCAGTGGTATTTTCCACCCTATTGAGCCCCATCGTATTAAACGGGTATTACGGCAGCACCATGTTCTCATGGAATTTTTAATCAAGGTAACCAGCTCTTATACCCACTGGCTACCACAACTCAACAAGGAACGTAGCCATGCTGATGCAACCTCGCTCTGGTACACTGAATAATCCGTCAACAACGATAAATACAGAATCAACGTGGTTATTAGTCCGCGGCTTATATCGACAACAGCGACACTGGGAGGCGTTTCCGTCCCAACTAGCCCTACAACTCAATAGTCAAGTTTTATGCTGTGATATCGCTGGTACAGGCCTGCAATGGCAAGCGACAACACCAATCTCAATCACAGGCATCATGCGACGACTGCGGAATGCGTTTAGACAGCAACATCCTCACGTGAGTTATCCGATTCGATTATTGGGTATTTCGATGGGAGGCATGATCTGTAGTGAATGGGCCAAACATTTTCCCAATGAGATCCAGCGGATGGTGTTTATTAATACCAGTTTCAAACAATTCAGTCCTCTTTATCAGCGTTTAAAACCGTATAACATCACTACGCTTATCAAGATATTATGCAGTTCGCCATTAGCACAAGAACAAGCCATTTTAACCATGACCAGTCATACCCAACACAGACAATTACACAGTCATCAAATGTTAGCGCAGCGTTGGTGTGAATATGCTCAGCAACAACCTGTTAGCCGGAATAATGCCCTACGCCAACTGTATGCGGCCAGCCGCTTTAGTCAACCCGTAAACGCTCCCATTGAGTCTATTTTGTTACTGGCGAGCACACGAGACCAGCTCGTTGATGTCCGTTGCAGCACCGCTATTGCCAAAAAATGGCAGTGCCCAATCCATTATCATCCCACCGCAGGTCATGATTTACCACTCGATGACGGTAACTGGGTTTGTCAGAAGATCGCAGACTGGCTCACAGAATAGGACTGTCACAGGTCATTCAATTGCCATAAAAAACCACTAAAAATGTCATCTTCGACTTCTATGATAAAGCCATCAATAATCTAAAGGATGAAGATTATGCTCAACGTAGAAGCGGAAATAAACCAACGTTATCCCGATTTTTTGCATAAAAAAACCACCCGCCTTATCGCCAAACCTATGTTGGCGACACTCAGATTGCTGTTTCATGAACGCGAATTACGCCAGTTTGGTGAAACCTATGCTCACCTCACCGGTATCGAGTTTATCGAACAAGTATTCGAGCATTTTAGTTTTAGTTATTCAGTACGCCCGAATGAGATCGAACGCATTCCAGCAACCGGTAAAGCCGTGATAATCGCTAACCATCCCATCGGCACACTTGATGGGATGGCGCTGCTTAAAATGGTAAGTAAGGTACGCCCAGACGTGAAGGTAGTCGCTAATGATATGCTCATGATCATCAAACCGGTGCGCGATTATTTATTACCGGTAGATAATATGAATGGCGGTACTGCAGGCGAACGCTTACAAGCAATCAAATCGCACCTCAAGGACGAAGGTGTGGTAATCATGTTTCCGGCGGGTGAAGTATCGCGTATTAGCCCGCAAGGCGTGAAAGACGGTAAATGGCGCAATGGTTTTTTACGTATCGCCAGCAGTATCCAAGCGCCGATTATTCCCATTTATATCAATGCTAAAAATTCACTTTTTTTCTACAGCTTATCGATGTTATCTAAGCCCATATCAACCTTGTGGCTGATCCGTGAAATGTTTAAACACGCGCATAACTCGGTATCGATTCGCATTGGTGAACAAATTAACTACGATACTTATCAAGCATTAGATTTACCGATTAATACCAAAACCGGGCTATTTCGTAAGCATCTCTACCGATTAACCAAAGATAAACCGTCTATTTTCAGCACCCAGTCAGCCATTGCTCACCCTGAAAACAAAGCCTTATTGCGCGGTGAGATACACGCTTGCCAGAAGATAAGTGAAAGCCGCGATGGCAAACAAATTTACTGCTACCGCCATCAAGCCAACTCCACCATCATGCGTGAAATAGGTCGTTTGCGAGAAGAGTCATTCCGCTTAGTCGGTGAAGGCACGGGCGAACGCCGCGACGTGGATATCTACGATAACTCTTATGTGCATATCTTATTGTGGGATGATAAAGAACTGGAATTAATCGGCGCTTATCGGTTATTAGAAACCAACAAAGTGGGTTTGGCCAACGTACAGCAACAACTCTACAGCGCGACCCTGTTTGATTATCATGCAGCAATGAGTCCTTATCTCAGCTCTGGTATCGAACTCGGCCGTAGTTTTATTCAGCCAAAATATTGGGGCACGCGCTGTCTGGAATACTTGTGGCAAGGGATCATGGAATATATTATTCAGCACAGTGGTTGTCGCTACCTGTTTGGTACGGTGAGTATCAGTAACAGCTATTCGCAACCTGCAAAAGAGCTGCTGGTATATTACTATCAGCACTTCTACGGTAATCCGAGTAATGTTGCCACGGCGACCATGCCATTTCGCTTATCAGAACAAGCCTGCTTACGTTTGACTGACTTATTCGCTAATACCGACACCGAATCAGGCATGGTCATTTTAAAGGCCCAGCTTAATCATATGGGTTTTAGTGTGCCGACCTTGTTTAAGCAATATACCAAGTTATGTAAACCCGGTGGCGTGCAGATTTTTGATTTCAATATTGACCCAAGCTTCAATCATTGCATCGATGGTTTGATCGTATTAGACCTGAGCCAATTTACCGATAAGAATAAAAAGCGTTTTAACGCGCAAGCGCTGCAACTCGAACACGCTTAGTCGCCACTGCTAACACACTATTATCGCTGCGAGTAACTCAGCGATAATAGCTGCTATTTACTACATTCTTATTTGTAACATCTACTGATCTATGTAAAGATCCTGCCCATGCAAATAATGCACAATAATTAATGTATAACAATAAAAGTGAGTAATCGATGAAGCAGTATCTTGATTTATGTACACGAATAGTGGAACAAGGTGTTTGGGTTGAAAATGAACGTACCGGAAAACGCTGTTTAACCGTAATCAATGCTGATCTCACTTATGACGTAGCAAACAATGAGTTTCCGTTAGTGACGACCCGTAAAAGCTTTTGGAAATCAGCCATTGCCGAGATTATTGGTTACATCCGTGGTTATGATAATGCCGCTGATTTTCGCGCATTAGGCACCAAAACCTGGGATGCTAATGCCAATGACAACCCTGTTTGGTTAGCAAGCCCACACCGTAAAGGTGAAGATGACATGGGTTATGTCTATGGCGCCTGTGCGCGTAATTGGGTGAAACCACAAGGTGGTACTGTCGATTTACTACGTCAAATCATTGATGACTTAACGAACGGTATTGATAACCGTGGCGAGATCTTAACCTTCTTCAATCCGGGCGCATTTGAACTGGGTTGTTTACGCCCATGCATGTACAGCCATCACTTCTCATTGCTGGGTGATACGCTATACCTAAACAGCACTCAACGTTCGTGTGACGTCCCTTTAGGTCTAAACTTCAATATGGTGCAAGTTCATGTATTACTGGCGCTTGTCGCTCAGATTACTGGCCATAAAGCCGGTCAGGCATACCACAAGATTGTCAATGCGCATATTTATGA
This portion of the Moritella sp. Urea-trap-13 genome encodes:
- a CDS encoding M14 family zinc carboxypeptidase, producing MPLKPQQQQTLPELVQLERLIALGGKHLHSEILAHVSHQESSYPLYSVSMGSQDPNVPVVAFIGGIHGVERIGTQVILALFESLIRRLNWDQSLHQELNQVRLVFLPLMNPIGMLNNSRANGNGIDLMRNAPIDAVGRVPWLVGGQRISPILPWYRGKKGKVMEHESRVLVEHISQQLLTAPFSIALDCHSGFGFNNQLWFPYAKSKQPIPHLAEIFKLRKMLIETYPHQDYVFEPQARNYMTHGDLWDYLYDKSLNLNTTFLPLTLEMGSWTWIKKNPLQVFQSSGIFHPIEPHRIKRVLRQHHVLMEFLIKVTSSYTHWLPQLNKERSHADATSLWYTE
- the murJ gene encoding murein biosynthesis integral membrane protein MurJ codes for the protein MSNKLIKSGLIVSSMTMISRILGLVRDVIVANLMGAGAAADVFFFANKIPNFLRRLFAEGAFAQAFVPVLTEYQQTGDKQKVQQLIASVSGTLGVLVTIVTLFGVIGSPLITILFGAGWFVDWLNDGPDAHKFELASFMLKITFPYLWFITFTALSGAILNTLGKFAVAAFTPVFLNIAIIGAALFISPHLEQPEIGLAIGVFIGGAIQFLFQIPFLAKQKMLVKPRWGWRDPGVTKIRKLMIPAMFGVSVSQINLLFDTFIASFLMTGSISWLYYSDRLLEFPLGLFGIAIATVILPALSRTHSARSDTLFKQTMDWGVRVVLLLGTPAMMGMIVLAGPMLKVLFMRGEFGADDVSMASMSLMAYGSGLLSFMLIKVLAPGYYARQDTRTPVKFGIIAMVCNMGFNIILAIPFGYVGLALATAGSATLNAGLLYWGLHKEGVYKVNADTGKVIAKLFLSAGFMAGLIQYANPDMQQWYAWGLLDSSLCLLGLIGLAVISYFMALLLLGLRPRHFKIID
- the nhaA gene encoding Na+/H+ antiporter NhaA, with the translated sequence MYKSLTQFLRTESSGGVLLIIAAILAMIVANSPFSELYLNFLHTEIQVRVANIDINKSFSHWINDGLMAVFFLLIGLEVKQELVEGALASRKKSLFPIIAAAGGMFAPALVYLSFNGVNPEAVKGWAIPAATDIAFALGVLSLLGKRVPLNLKVFLLALAIIDDLGVIIIIALFYTAEMSVLSLSLACACISVLWLMHRYNIMSLTPYLIVGALLWVAVLKSGVHATLAGVVIGFAIPMYRQDNKDDVENPHSPAKTLARWLHPWTKYYILPLFAFANAGVSLTNIQFSDMTSALPIGVALGLFIGKPLGIFSISWLAVKFKIATLPEGINFKQIFAVSVLCGIGFTMSMFITSLAFTDPVMADLARLGILMGSTLAAVLGYYLLACATTTNEVEIEGKASG
- a CDS encoding thymidylate synthase; protein product: MKQYLDLCTRIVEQGVWVENERTGKRCLTVINADLTYDVANNEFPLVTTRKSFWKSAIAEIIGYIRGYDNAADFRALGTKTWDANANDNPVWLASPHRKGEDDMGYVYGACARNWVKPQGGTVDLLRQIIDDLTNGIDNRGEILTFFNPGAFELGCLRPCMYSHHFSLLGDTLYLNSTQRSCDVPLGLNFNMVQVHVLLALVAQITGHKAGQAYHKIVNAHIYEDQLELMRDVQLKREPLPLPKLHINPKIKTLEDLETWVTMADFEVSDYQHHDAIKYPFSV
- the rpsT gene encoding 30S ribosomal protein S20, with product MANIKSAKKRAIQSEKRRKHNTSRRSMMRTLTKKIIVAIAAGNKEEATAAFIAAQPILDRMATKGLIHANKAARVKSRLSAKIKAL
- a CDS encoding alpha/beta fold hydrolase, producing MLMQPRSGTLNNPSTTINTESTWLLVRGLYRQQRHWEAFPSQLALQLNSQVLCCDIAGTGLQWQATTPISITGIMRRLRNAFRQQHPHVSYPIRLLGISMGGMICSEWAKHFPNEIQRMVFINTSFKQFSPLYQRLKPYNITTLIKILCSSPLAQEQAILTMTSHTQHRQLHSHQMLAQRWCEYAQQQPVSRNNALRQLYAASRFSQPVNAPIESILLLASTRDQLVDVRCSTAIAKKWQCPIHYHPTAGHDLPLDDGNWVCQKIADWLTE
- a CDS encoding GNAT family N-acyltransferase — its product is MLNVEAEINQRYPDFLHKKTTRLIAKPMLATLRLLFHERELRQFGETYAHLTGIEFIEQVFEHFSFSYSVRPNEIERIPATGKAVIIANHPIGTLDGMALLKMVSKVRPDVKVVANDMLMIIKPVRDYLLPVDNMNGGTAGERLQAIKSHLKDEGVVIMFPAGEVSRISPQGVKDGKWRNGFLRIASSIQAPIIPIYINAKNSLFFYSLSMLSKPISTLWLIREMFKHAHNSVSIRIGEQINYDTYQALDLPINTKTGLFRKHLYRLTKDKPSIFSTQSAIAHPENKALLRGEIHACQKISESRDGKQIYCYRHQANSTIMREIGRLREESFRLVGEGTGERRDVDIYDNSYVHILLWDDKELELIGAYRLLETNKVGLANVQQQLYSATLFDYHAAMSPYLSSGIELGRSFIQPKYWGTRCLEYLWQGIMEYIIQHSGCRYLFGTVSISNSYSQPAKELLVYYYQHFYGNPSNVATATMPFRLSEQACLRLTDLFANTDTESGMVILKAQLNHMGFSVPTLFKQYTKLCKPGGVQIFDFNIDPSFNHCIDGLIVLDLSQFTDKNKKRFNAQALQLEHA